In one window of Romboutsia hominis DNA:
- a CDS encoding propanediol/glycerol family dehydratase medium subunit, which produces MDKFIMPTLQIEEMGEASVGTRSDEVVIGIGPAFLKYQTKTIVNIKHDEVLRELIAGIEEEGLHARVVRILRTSDVSFMANDAAKLSGSGIGIGIQSKGTTVIHQKDLLPLNNVELFPQAPLLDLDTFRAIGKNAAKYAKGESPNPVPTKNDQMARPKFMAIAALLHIKETKHIIENKKPNEIKVKF; this is translated from the coding sequence ATGGATAAGTTTATAATGCCAACTCTTCAAATAGAAGAAATGGGAGAAGCTAGTGTTGGAACAAGATCAGATGAAGTAGTTATAGGGATAGGACCTGCATTTTTAAAATATCAAACTAAAACTATAGTTAATATAAAACATGATGAAGTATTAAGAGAACTTATAGCAGGTATAGAAGAAGAGGGATTACATGCTCGTGTTGTTAGAATACTAAGAACTTCTGATGTCTCATTTATGGCAAATGATGCTGCGAAATTAAGTGGTTCAGGAATTGGTATAGGTATTCAATCTAAGGGAACAACAGTTATACATCAAAAGGATTTACTTCCACTAAACAATGTAGAACTTTTTCCACAAGCACCTCTTTTAGATTTAGATACTTTTAGAGCAATAGGAAAAAATGCAGCAAAATATGCAAAGGGAGAGTCACCAAATCCAGTACCAACTAAAAATGATCAAATGGCTAGACCAAAGTTTATGGCAATAGCTGCATTACTTCATATAAAGGAAACGAAACATATTATAGAAAATAAAAAACCAAATGAGATAAAAGTTAAATTCTAA
- a CDS encoding diol dehydratase small subunit, producing the protein MQKNRITPKDYPLATKIPNLIKTPTGKKLEDITLESVMSQDIKPEDIRISKETLEMQAQVAEGMNRNAIARNFRRAGELISVPDERILEIYNALRPFRSTKEELLEIADELENIYNAKVNADFIREAAEVYEVRKKLRIE; encoded by the coding sequence ATGCAAAAAAATAGAATAACACCTAAGGATTATCCTTTAGCAACTAAGATACCAAATCTTATAAAGACTCCAACAGGTAAAAAACTAGAAGATATAACATTAGAAAGTGTTATGTCACAAGATATAAAGCCTGAAGATATAAGAATATCTAAAGAAACTTTAGAAATGCAAGCTCAAGTAGCTGAAGGAATGAATAGAAATGCAATAGCAAGAAATTTTAGAAGAGCAGGTGAACTTATAAGTGTTCCTGATGAAAGAATATTAGAAATATACAATGCATTAAGACCTTTTAGATCTACAAAAGAAGAATTACTTGAAATAGCTGATGAACTTGAAAATATTTACAATGCTAAAGTAAATGCAGATTTTATAAGAGAAGCGGCAGAGGTTTATGAAGTTAGAAAAAAACTAAGAATAGAATAA